GTTGTGCATCATCCTcttaaaattataataattttatcATTAAAGCCCCTGATTCGCGGATACTAGTCCCTACTCTACTGGTTCCAAGAGGTGGCGACTACGCATATGCTGACGTCACTCCAACGGATCACGAAACTGCCGTACATGACGATGCCGTTAACCACACCGATGGCAATGTCAAATCTAACAAGCAGAAAAGAGGTCTTTTTCGGTTCGGAAAACACAAGCAACGTTCACCAGGGATGCCAAACCAGCCCTCCGGGGGAAGCGATCGCATAGCCCCGGAGCTGCCGACTAAAGGAACCGTGCAGCACTTGTACGAGATTCCGGACTTGAAAAGCACGACTAAAGCAACGGGCGTCGCGACCATTGGAGCTAATAATGAGGTCTTGGGGGAAGGAGGCCTTCCGGACGAGGAGGAAACCATAGAGCATACTTATTTCGAAAGAAAGTGATCTCTGGATTTGTCTTATACATTAGGAATAATAAGGGTATTAGAAAGGTTGTAAACGTTTACTGTTACACACTTTTTAGTGATTTATTTGTTTCGGGGTATATAGTCACAGCCTTTATATCTATAGGCGATACTTTACATATCAAGCTTGTGTTTTTGGTCGTTACATAGTGTTTGGTTTTGGGGGTTTAGAAGTTTTTCATAATCTGTTAAAATAACAATATAGTATTTTTGTCagaatttaaattattttagccAAATCAATTCATTCATACatttctctttaaaggcagtgggcactattggtaattactcaaaataattattagcataaaaccttacttggtgacgagtaatagggagaggttgatggtataaaacattgttagaaacggcaccctctgaagtgccatagttttcaagaaagaagtaattttccacgaatttgatttcgagacctcagatttagaacttgaggtctcgaaatcaaccatctaaacgcacacaccttcgtgtgacaagaatgtttttttctttcattcatatctcgcaagttctatgaccgattgagctcaaattttcacaggttcattattttatgcatatgttgagacccaccaactgtgaaggctagtctttgacaattaccaatagtatccactgcctttaatgaacaaTGAAGTTTAAAAGAAATGAAACTCTTTATTTTATGTCATActtttgtgtagtttttgtgtgtatttgttCATACAACTAAATGGAACTGTTTGCACAATTcgtaattttgcattttacattgcacaagttaaagacactggacactattggtaattgtcaaagaccagtcttctcacttggtatatctcaacatatacataaaataacaaacctgtgaacatttgagcgcaattggtcgtcgaagttgcaactAACTGTGAacgaaaaaccacccttgtcacacgaagttatatgctttcagatgcttgatttcgagacctcaaaatataattctgcatgaggtctcaaaatcaacttcgtggaCAGTGTTTctttctatcaacctctccccatactcgttaccaagtgaggttttatgctaataattattttgagtaaaatggACACTGCAATATCAATTGACACTTAAAATTTTAATTGCACACCAAGTGCTTCGAAAGCTAACGATGTCTAACCTTGCGAAATGACGTTTGGTATTATTTTTGTGAACGCCTTTCTTATGCGACTTTTGGTTATACATTTTCACACTTGTttaatacaccgatccattaagccaggcccaattatcattgaccaatcacaaccgcgaaatctgatcaccatttgaaccgtttggtgatctttgcactaatggtgatcgggtttcgcggctgtgattggtcaactggtttggaggcggggcgtaatggatcggtctattgctaACACTGGCAAACTCACTACCAAAAGCTTTTTCCATTACATGGGTAAAAGCCACCCCTGCCATTGAAAGGCTTGCAACTCTAACTTCACCCAAAAGGAGGAAAATGTTaatgattttgtatagtattttatcaatttttaattgtaaagttgcgattaaaaaaaagaggaaatcagctgatccgaggaaaagttgcatgcctgctttgAGTGGCAAAGGagttatacaggattggtaaagcTGACAAAATGGTCGTAGACGGTGTTCTTATTTTTTACGTGAAATAAAAAGCTTGTAAAAACTCGGACTTGTGAGTTAGGAGAAAATCATGAGTAGCTCATTCTTAATTAGTCTCGTGCTTTTGCAAAGTCATAAGGGGATTGTATGGGTTTGTTGCTTGTTGTTTGTCGTTGACTGAACGGTTTATTTTCAAACTTCCCTGTTCTATACCCCGCATTAGGGATCAGTCACTGAGTAGAAAGTTGAAGGCTTAAATCCGAACTGGAGCTGGAGTTTAAGTTTGTAAACAGTTCCCATCATAAACATCGCATAAATCAATTTACAAAACCTTGTGTACCCGTTGTGCTCAGTGAAGTATGACGATGTATTGTATTATGCTTTCACTTCAGCATAGTCACGTCAAAAGTTATTATTGTCCATCTCACCGTCACTGCACTCCGCTAGTGTTGTTATGAGTCATATTATTAGTTACCGGGTTGTCATAACCGTCCCACCATATAGATGGTCGCACAAGGAAACTTACGAAGCTCGTGAAGACAGGAGTAATCGGTTTTCGTGCGTATTTCTTCTACGGACTTCGTGAATTAGCCGATCATTGCAGAGCACGGAAAGAGACTTTTGTTTTATGTTCAACATCACCACCAGTTTGGCTGATTTAAATGAAGTGGTTATGAAAGCATGGAGGAAGTAATGATGACAGGGAAGTAATAATAGTACAGCAGCATCTGGTGCTTACTACTGTAAACTGGCCGAAACGTTGGATGATAACGTGAAACTTTACGCCAAACCTAACATACTCATTTGCAAGTAGACTGGCTCAGCATTGCCCTGCGTTACGTTGGCTTTGAGTGATCGACCATTACGCAGGGTCGTGTATAGAGTGACATGATTACGAAGTTTCTTCGTCGTTTGTTTGATGCAAAGTTTTATGAATGCACAAATTTATGTATGCAATGTTTTATGTGTACAAGGTGAAAGTATTTTCTCCGTCAGCTATATTTATTTCACAACACTGTTGTTTTTCGTATGGTGTAAAAAATACACTGACCACATGAAGCTTACTAGTTGCAGTTCATCAATGATAATTGGATCTCGACGACTTGAGCGTGACAATTTAACAAAGTAGGGCCTAAAAGAAAACGGAAAACAGCTTATACAATGTTGAAAACAATAACCCCCCAAATGTGCCTGGTTTTAATTGCCATCCTGACTGTTGGACCATGGACAAACTGGAACTCTGCGTCAGCTCAAAAAAATAGTGTACTCCCAGTGGAATTACAAGGAAATTACGTGGTGACACAAATAATGACGCACTTTTGTGACAACGGAAGGTATTATTCTCGTTTGTTCATATCCTATTGTTGGTATAGGTGTATCACTTAGCTTAACTTATCTTAACTTAAATGcacttataaagcgctttaacactgtttcaaagcgctgtacagtcaagaaaaacattaaaatgcagtaTAAAATACATGAGCAAAATTAGCATTATGGTCTTCaaatacacaacagttaaaaaGGAAGCAGAAATTTAGTGAAAAAatgcaatacatgtacaaacattcattttataataaagtaaaaaaaaaaacaagcgtCAGGCGGACCCAGAGGAAATCAAATGACTGTACTTTGATGACTGATGAACATGCATGGATGGGAGTCGATTTTCTATAAACACTGTATTGCAAATTGTTATTTgggcatacaaaaataaattaaaaacacgcACAAAAAATTCTTAGAAAACAATGGTTTCAATTAGGACCGACATACCCAGCCACCCAGCCACCCCGTGGCAAACCTCTTTTTAATTGATGTGTGCAGCCGATAGTCCATCGGTGGGAACCTTCGGAAAGTTGAATGGCCTATGTCCTAACTCAACTTTACATGACatctattgtattttttttaaacctcagCTTTTATTTCAGCACTTCGTTCGTCACGAACTAGCCACTAGTCGACGATTGTACCCTGATCGCACTTGCTCTAGACTAACCAGAAAccatatacgcctctcttaatgtATGCACGAgtacgtcacaattctaacccaaaacgaggccataggcgcagccaccatcttggtcatgttccctgatATCAATATAGTAataaatgctaacattcattccgcatggcaccagacttttattttgtacagcctcagtttggtatgACCagaccgtgataaaggtctatatggcctcattttgggtaagaatgatgacgtcatgcatgaacaTTAACATGGTCGATGGTCAATTCGAGAGCTACGGCACAGTTTCTGATTCCCAATATACGACTCTGGTCAAGTCTAGTCTCTCATACCCGAACTTGCTCTTTGTTGCATGGTTCTCTTGTCATGTTTGTTCCGAGTCTGAGGTTGCAATCATTTGTACTATAAACGTATTTGGATGACGGAACTGCAATGATATGTAAATATCTGAGCAATTTATTGGGAGATGGAAGAGAGAGCGAGGATTTCTGATGACATGCCATACACCaaccattaaattttaattattttatttgtgtatgtttgaaaacaaatttgttcagtTGTTTGAGttgtcagatttttttttgtgcagGGATAATTCATGCGGGCGAACTCCAAGAAATATCTGCTGTGCGAGTAATACTAACCTATGTTCAAACGAGACAGGTTTGTTTAAATCTTTTTATCTTTCAGtcttttcaaaataaacacaatctctcctttttttaaattttatatatattttttatatttttttattatacattttcccggccaatttcagcaaaaaatcattcaatttcattaaaatgcattcaaattcacgcaTTTCCCCTAATCCtctcaaactagggtttctttttagctctCAATGCATTCAGTTCCGTTTTCGTGCACACACGGTTGCATTTTTCTCGTTCAGATTCGcttcagtcattctatttcattcaagcctacactttgaccattcttaaGTTTAATTTCTACTATCTATTTACAATTGATTCATTCAAATTAAGACTCACCGAAGCGAACATGATTTTGCTGCTAGTctgagttttctttttcatttatgtGCAACGAATTTCAACTTCTTTGCATTCATATTAAAAGATGAGTTATGGCTTTGTGAGTAACATGTATGTTAAAGCTCCTTTACTGGCACATAAGTGTCCTTTATAAGAGGTGTTTCCATGTACTTCATAttatatttacatcattttgtttttcttaattgaATTAATTGTTCCTTTTGCTTTGTTagcctttaaggcagtggacactattggtaattgtcaaagaccagtcttcacagttggtgtatctcaacattatgcataaaataactaacctgtgaaaatttgagctcgattggtcgtcgaagttgcgagataactatgaaagaagaaaacacccttgtcacacgaagttgtgtgcttttagatggttgatttcgagacctcaaattctaaatctgaggtctcaaaataaaattcgtggaaaattacttctttctcgaaaactatggcacttcaaagggagccgtttctcgcaatgttttataccatcaacctctcccaattactcgtcaccaagtaaggttttatgctaataattgttttggtaataaccaatagtgtccactgccttttaagttaattagaagttaaaaaaaaaaaacaattataaggGATCGttataaaatttgaaaacatattAATCCTAATTTTATATTGCTCTGTACCGACCACGGGCAGCCATTTTTTACTCAAAACCGTTGGGCTTAAACGTCAAACCAGTGTAGAAAGGAGTTTTCCCTGAAAGTATCTGCCTTTATAATAGGCAGCAACGTATGAGTATTAGCACATAACATATAATAATAGGCAGCAACGTATGAGTATTAGCACATAACatataatttgaatttgaatgcaaacatttggaaaatgtttgcccattaatgaaattgaatggttgagCAGCTCTTGCTACTGGCTTTAACGAAATTGATTAAGTCTTGCGGCCTAATAAAATTGAATGATTTTATTTGACCAGTGTATGCTTAACTATTGAAATGTAATAACTCTTTTTGACtcttgaatgctgattcaaagTTCATTCTATTTCAAAACGTAAATGAATGAGCCAGGagttaaaatgaatggatttttgctgaaatttaccgggaaaacctatattattattattattattattattattattattattattattattattattattattattattattattattattattattattattattattattattattattattattattattattattattattattattattattattattattattattattattattattattattattattattattattattattattattattattattattattattattattattattattattattattattattattattattattattattattattattattattattattattattattattattattattattattttttttttttttgggggggggggggctgggggtATGCTTATACGGAAGCAGCTTCCAATATTTTAAGCAAAGGACAATGACTACGAGTTTTATCAGTCAAGTTCTTATCACACCGAAGGGattgtgaattgaaacaagttttttaaaacttaatgTGTTAATACATAGTGAGTGTTGGTAGATATATCTACATTTACACATCTGCAAGACATAACATTCATTTCAAATAGAATGCAGTGGATAAGAACACTAGTTAGTGCTCAACACCGACCGCCCAAATCAGCAGTAAGGTGAAATACTTTTTGTTATTTACCTCTACGTACGGttacaatttgattttttttttcatgggtaaactataaattgttgttttctgtttattgcagtaggcctacatctcATGTGTATGGAAGATGAACAAATTTATAATTGCAGTTATCGAGATGCCATCGTGTGTCAGTATGAAGATCGTAGAGGTTCATGCATTTACTCCATCTCGTCTTCTATTCAACCTCTGTGCGTGTGTAAAGACAATAGTGGCAATTGGCCAACATCTAATAGCCAGGCATCTCAAATTGGAAGGtatgtattttgataaaaagcCAATTCGCTTTTCGAAGTTTACACACAGAAATACTCCAAAATGCTTCCCTGCTCCTTTGACGGTTTTTGAATTGTTCATAGCGAAGGAGTGTAGAGAGAGTCTTCACAAATCTCGGGTAAACTGGCGCTAAGTTTTTACCCCGGATTCCATGTATCACAGGGGCTTGATCCATTACTGGGTCAGACTGAGCCGGGCACTGGAGCTTAAATGATGGGGTTTGAACTCGAAACCTGCGTCCTTAAGACTCAAAATCTCTGTCATTTTTACCCAGATTCCGGATCATATTAACCCAGAAATCCTCACGGGAACCTGAATCCGAATCAATGAAATCCCACCTTGTAGGCAACATCAGAACAAACTGCACAATTATAGGCTGTTGCGTAACTCAaaaggtgtgtttgttttgagCTATCGTACACATTCCCCGTTTGAACACTCCTGAGGACAAAAACGAaacgaaaaaacaaaatcatcaagTACCTTTTGGAGTGTCAAGTACTGCGGGTGCTAGGGTGGTCGAGCAATACTCGAGTACGAGTTGGGCCATTGAGTACAATAGTAGGGGCTTACAAGCATGATAAATTTTCTAATATTCGAGTACACTGCCGAGTGCCAAGTATTAGTACGCTATTAATACGTAATATTGTATTAgtacaatgttttactttgaagcGAAATTGAATCGCATTTTAACCCAAATCATAATCTGCATTACTGCTCATGGCAAACctattgcatggttttcataTTGATTTCTTTCTAATGAAATAGTAGCTGCATGGACAATGCAACCACAACGTCCCCAGGGCCGGCAACAGCCGCATACTCGCCAACGAGTAACCATCAGACAGCAACCCCTTCAGCAAGTGACCAGCCAAGTGGAACCAAAGCTCCCCAAAAGTCAGACAGTGGAGGGACCAACACAATAGCCATTGTTTTAGGAGCCATCTTGGTCATTGTTCTCCTGGTCATATTGGTGGTGTGTTTAGTGAAGCATAGAAGAAACAAGTCACCACCGAAGAAAGTAACAACGTAAGTatttaaaaagggtttgtatCCTATGGTAGCCCAGATGGGACTTCACATCGTAAATATCTCTGTAACTTTGCAAAACTTTGTGCGGTTTCGCAAATAATTATCAACGATATTTTCAGCATGTGATGTCCCTTTGGGACCACCATTCGTTTGTCATTACCTTGAAAGTATAACCATCGAGGAATAGCACTCAACATGGATTTATCAACTGGAGCATTGAAAAGGGAAGAATGGGTAAACCAGCCTTAAATTCAATGCaacaaacaattacaacaaccaaccaacaaatCAGTAATAGCTTTTAAACAAACACAACGACTATCAACCACTTTTAGTTCAGCTTCGACATTTCCTACCAAGCAATTATACTCTAATAATTTGtccgataaaaaaaaaaaaaacatgaattagCTAAACAAAAGCCACTTCATGAATAGCAAACAAGTCAGAATTAGATTATAACTCCCATTTCTAACCGTATTCCCATTTTGTGATATTCCATTTATGGTAATTTACATTTCGGAAACAATACACAATTATACTATCATATCTATATCCCCACAGGAATGCTACAATCTCTTCCGATGTCAGTTCAACTGGTAAGCATTTTAAGTTATGTAGAAAAAATCGATCATTTCAATTCAGCTGCAAATTTAAGCCTCAAAGTGAAGTGAATAATAAGGAGCTGCTATGTACATACACCTATATCGGCAAATCCACGAAACTTGGCCCAACTCGGCACTGCGAAAATAATGCAATTTATcctctttttaaatttattgttgataattgaaaatgttattttgagTGACTTTTGACCAACCGTCGAAAAATGAGATTTCCATTTCTTTGATTTGTGAtagataaatatttattttaaaattatgtaggGGAATCTCCCTAAAGATTTGATCCAAAACGGGATTCAGGTTGCATCTCTATTTCTGATACCGAGGCTTTCTCTGGTCAAAGTTTAATAATAAATTCCAGAAATTTGGATGACCCCGTTTTTCGTTGCAAAGTTTGGATAATTCCTGACAGTGTGCGCTTGTGTTTTCCTCAGAGAAAGCCCAGATCCCAGATCCACGTGGCGGCACTGAGTACAACTACGCGTACGATCACCGGCCTCAGGAAAACCCAGCATCCGACCCGAGGACATCAAAGCCTGCGAATCGCTACGAAGAAAACGAGCCAAGTGGAAGCTCTTTGACTACCGCAGGAAATGGTCACGAAACCCACGAAGTTCCTAAATACTACGAACTTGGGCAGTCAAATGACGGTCGGGCGGGCGAGGAGACCCCTAAATATTATGAATTAGGGCAAGCAAGCAATGACGTGACCCAAGCCCCTAAATATTATGAGTTAGGGCAAGCAAGCAATGTCATGACTCGTGGTAATACCACACAAGTCCCTAAATACGATGGAGTAAGGACAACGCCACACTCAGagcaaagaaacacaaagaagACCCCAAAAGATCACAATTTTGAACTTGAGCCATTAGGTTACGACCCAGTTGGTGTTAAGACTCCTCAAGCCCATAGATATGATGAAGTCCAGAAAAGACCTCTCAAAGAGCAAAGTAGCTACGAGCAGACCCCCCAAGATCCTAATTATTTTAAACTGGAGCGTTCACAAGACAACGATAATGAAACAGTTTTGGATGACGCTGCGAACCCTCCCCCAGTGGGCTTTCCAAACCAGGGGAACGATCATTCCTATATGCCATTGCAGCTAAACGCGGTATCTGGATACGAGCCTCTTAAGATGCCAGCATCGGCTGCCAGGAGAAATGATTCCTCGTCCCCATACGATCATCTTAACAACAAGATTGGTATCCGATCGCAGAAGGTTGAGCCACCAGAGAGCGAGGATGGCGACCAATATGCAAGTTTGAATATCTAAAAATGGGGACTGATTTAAAACCACCTATTGCAGTCACTGGacataatactcaaaataatttgtagaaGCATACAatcttactcggtaacgagtaatggggagctgttgatagtaaaaaaacattgtgagaaatagctccctcttaagtaacgtggtttttgaaaaagaggtgaTTTCTTTCTCAAATCAAAAAAAGGCCTGGTAAACCTTtgcatgcatctgaaagcacacacacttGTACaacgagtgttttttttcttttattgtcctcttgcaacctcgacgaccaattgccATTGAATCAAtacgttcacagatttgttatgcatatgctgggatGCACCACGTGAGAATATATGTACTGGTCTTTCAATTtgtaccaaatgtgtccagcgCCGTTTATAAAAGAACGGAGATTATTTTGTAACTGAAAccaccatgaaattgggtcccggAGCCGACGCTGCAGCCATGGTGAGGTTTTACCATAAATGTAAACCGATATGAACATGTAGCCCCCTAACGTTTAAACACATTCGTCCATGTAGCCTTACTTcactattttgtaaatattaatcACCACCGCTGGCAGCGTAGCTCTACTTAAGATTTTGTGTATGGTCGCTGATGAAGAAAGTTTATGTTGGggccaaacattattttataagtAATTCATATTTAACGGAATTGTTTTCGTTTTCTGGTCTTAATTTGAGGTTTATAACTAAAGGAAACATACCTGTTTagatattgaaataaaaatattgaaaatcaTCTTGGCAAATTTTAGGGATATGTGATATCTGTAACAATACGTGTGGAATTAAGAAGTAATGTTATTTTGTgattgtattttgtaaattttatctTTAAAAACTATTTGTATAACCAAGAGATTttaaatatattaattttggttttacccaaatgcaccgatgtgtgtttagcactgtatactcagtacttttccgagatctgtgaaaacaaaattacaggcatacattactcgggtgggattcgaacccacggcctttgcaattctagagcagtgtcttaccaactagaccacttgGATTGCCCGgtatagctagaggcagttcgaatcctatgtttttattcacacaaggcaactttgataaccaacTGAACctatttttcacaggtttgttattttatgcatatgttggggatacaccaagtgagaagactggtcttagcgtaacaattaccaaaggagcccagtgcctttaagtagctTAATAATCTGTAAAAACTTACTACGTGTATTGTCCGAAGAATTGAACTTCATAAAtgattaataataaacaaataaataaaataattttgcataAATCTCACAAAGTACATCTGCCCGAAAGTTTGCCATAGAAATAGTCAATGATCTTAATATGAATGTTATTTTCTcatttgcaatttgtttttatatttgttacTTAATTCACTTTCTTACAATATCTTTAATGATGTACATAATCTTGACCCACGTAGAATATAATTATGCAGTAgaaacaattcaatttaaatccTAAGTGGTATATTCGGAAAGAACTTTTCAAAAGAATATGTTTATAACagttatattaaataataaaaagcaaATATAGTTTTCTGTTCAAAATTCTCTGTTGTGATGTCACTCTTGCATTAATAATCACCCACAATAGCATAGACAAAAAACCAATGTATAGTTAAATTGTTTTCATCGGTCGGTTAAGGTTGCACAATATGAGCAAAGTTTGGGGGAAAATGGGAAATACCCGATTTGCGATTTGGTTCACAGCGGTGCCGGTTGAATGGTGTTTTATTGTCACCTTTTGATGCCCAAACAATGCTTTTCTGTCAAATGGTGGACGAGAAACTTGGTTTTGGCTGTTCCCACGACATGTCATAACAATGATACGTCTATATGGATTGAAGCGGAAAGGAATATCAACCCATTAGTTCAAAGATTTGACTCTAGAAAATTCAATTCTACGTAATTCAACCAACTGTCTGATTGACCTGAAGTGAAGGGTTCAGAGAAACTATAGTACTCTTGACAAAAAAGTCTACGCCACACATAAACGGAAGCTTACCAATACACACCCAATTAATTGTGTACACAAACAGTGTACATCACTTGGTATAAGACCAATTTGTACTGTACTTATGAACACCTGCACACGCAGGGCCTATGTGAGAATAATGAGTAGAGGTTTCCATGAAATGGGGGCACAACAGTCAAAAACAaagaatgttttaaaattaataaactctTTCTAGACTGCCGTATAAAAACTGGTTGTTATTATAACAGGTATAACTCAAACCAGAAACTTCTGCAAATTGACAGTTACACCAATGAGAGCGTCATGCACCACCGATGTGTGATGTTTAAACGGGCCCAATATGCCACCAGGAAACGCAGAGATCGAAAAGTAATAATAGCGATAATGAATACGTTTATAAATCTCTTACAAAACGCATCACAGCATTTTACACTAAACTAACCAACTGAAAACATAGCAAGACAAAACAATGAGTGTTGATTCAGGTTCGAAGCAATGACTTAATaatgttattaaaggcactggccaccttTGAAATAATTGACAGTTATTCTctctaggtgtatctcaacatatgcataaaataacattttgaaaatttggacccaattggtcatcgaggttgcaagatAAAAcaacccccacaaaaaaaagaataaaaaaagaaaaaaaaaacacacgtcttgttgcacaaatttgtgtactttcagaagCCGAAAAAGGGCTTCCGGGCTGAAGTCACAATGTTTCGTTTCAtactctccattactcattaccaagtaagtttttatgctgacgataattttgagtaattactaataatttcaagtgcctttaagacaaaccAAAAACCCACAAACAATTATAGGCGACACATGATGCGTTACGCATACACCACCGACCTCGACGGACCATAAAAGCTACGGCACCTCCCTCTGTTGTCTTACCAATCTCAACTCCAAATATGGCATAcaaaacatctgacgtcactaCTCTCGCCTCTTTCAATTTAGCAAAATCTTTTAGTTCAAATCCCATACAAATAAATGCACAAGACAAAGCAATGTAGTAGTTTTAACTGAACAATGAGATACCACGTTTTGCA
Above is a genomic segment from Asterias amurensis chromosome 6, ASM3211899v1 containing:
- the LOC139938903 gene encoding uncharacterized protein isoform X1, whose translation is MLKTITPQMCLVLIAILTVGPWTNWNSASAQKNSVLPVELQGNYVVTQIMTHFCDNGRDNSCGRTPRNICCASNTNLCSNETVGLHLMCMEDEQIYNCSYRDAIVCQYEDRRGSCIYSISSSIQPLCVCKDNSGNWPTSNSQASQIGSSCMDNATTTSPGPATAAYSPTSNHQTATPSASDQPSGTKAPQKSDSGGTNTIAIVLGAILVIVLLVILVVCLVKHRRNKSPPKKVTTNATISSDVSSTEKAQIPDPRGGTEYNYAYDHRPQENPASDPRTSKPANRYEENEPSGSSLTTAGNGHETHEVPKYYELGQSNDGRAGEETPKYYELGQASNDVTQAPKYYELGQASNVMTRGNTTQVPKYDGVRTTPHSEQRNTKKTPKDHNFELEPLGYDPVGVKTPQAHRYDEVQKRPLKEQSSYEQTPQDPNYFKLERSQDNDNETVLDDAANPPPVGFPNQGNDHSYMPLQLNAVSGYEPLKMPASAARRNDSSSPYDHLNNKIGIRSQKVEPPESEDGDQYASLNI
- the LOC139938903 gene encoding uncharacterized protein isoform X2; translation: MLKTITPQMCLVLIAILTVGPWTNWNSASAQKNSVLPVELQGNYVVTQIMTHFCDNGRDNSCGRTPRNICCASNTNLCSNETGLHLMCMEDEQIYNCSYRDAIVCQYEDRRGSCIYSISSSIQPLCVCKDNSGNWPTSNSQASQIGSSCMDNATTTSPGPATAAYSPTSNHQTATPSASDQPSGTKAPQKSDSGGTNTIAIVLGAILVIVLLVILVVCLVKHRRNKSPPKKVTTNATISSDVSSTEKAQIPDPRGGTEYNYAYDHRPQENPASDPRTSKPANRYEENEPSGSSLTTAGNGHETHEVPKYYELGQSNDGRAGEETPKYYELGQASNDVTQAPKYYELGQASNVMTRGNTTQVPKYDGVRTTPHSEQRNTKKTPKDHNFELEPLGYDPVGVKTPQAHRYDEVQKRPLKEQSSYEQTPQDPNYFKLERSQDNDNETVLDDAANPPPVGFPNQGNDHSYMPLQLNAVSGYEPLKMPASAARRNDSSSPYDHLNNKIGIRSQKVEPPESEDGDQYASLNI